In Arcobacter ellisii, a genomic segment contains:
- a CDS encoding nitronate monooxygenase: MKIGKYEIKHPIIQGGMGVGISWDQLAGNVSLEGGLGVISAVGTGYYKNLSENVHIITKKDKPKDVLNFYSEDALKEIFVNARKICGDAPLACNVLYAINDYGRVVIDACKAGANIIITGAGIPTNMPEFTKDFPDVALVPIVSSARALKLICKKWQRYNKIPDAVIVEGPLSGGHQGFKYEDCYKEEFQLENIVPPVIEEAKNWGDIPIIAAGGIWDKKDIDKFLAMGCAGVQMATRFIGTFECDADAKFKDVLLNAKAEDIQLMKSPVGLPARGVRTNLQFSIENHTAPKVQCISNCVAPCNRGHEAKLVGYCIADRLGAAYKGDVETGLFFSGSNGYKIDKIISVKELMQKLTIGE, translated from the coding sequence TTGAAAATAGGAAAGTATGAAATAAAACATCCAATTATCCAAGGTGGAATGGGTGTAGGTATTAGTTGGGATCAATTAGCTGGAAACGTAAGTTTAGAAGGTGGTCTTGGAGTAATCTCTGCTGTTGGAACTGGTTATTATAAAAATTTAAGTGAAAATGTTCATATCATTACAAAAAAAGATAAACCAAAAGATGTTTTAAATTTTTATAGTGAAGATGCATTAAAAGAGATATTTGTAAATGCAAGAAAAATATGTGGAGATGCTCCACTTGCTTGTAACGTTTTATATGCAATAAACGATTATGGAAGAGTTGTAATAGATGCTTGTAAAGCAGGTGCTAATATTATAATCACAGGAGCTGGAATTCCTACAAATATGCCTGAATTTACAAAAGATTTTCCAGATGTTGCATTAGTTCCAATTGTTTCAAGTGCAAGAGCTTTAAAACTTATTTGTAAGAAATGGCAAAGATATAACAAAATTCCTGATGCAGTTATTGTTGAAGGTCCTTTAAGTGGTGGACACCAAGGATTCAAATATGAAGATTGTTATAAAGAAGAGTTCCAATTAGAAAATATTGTTCCTCCTGTTATTGAAGAAGCAAAAAATTGGGGAGATATTCCAATTATTGCAGCTGGTGGGATTTGGGATAAAAAAGACATTGATAAATTTTTAGCAATGGGATGTGCTGGTGTTCAAATGGCTACTAGATTTATTGGTACTTTTGAATGTGATGCAGATGCTAAATTTAAAGATGTTTTATTAAATGCAAAAGCTGAAGATATTCAACTAATGAAATCTCCTGTTGGCCTTCCTGCACGTGGTGTAAGAACAAATTTACAGTTTTCAATAGAAAATCATACAGCACCAAAAGTTCAATGTATTTCTAACTGTGTTGCTCCTTGCAATAGAGGACATGAGGCTAAACTTGTTGGATATTGTATTGCAGATAGATTAGGTGCAGCATATAAAGGTGATGTTGAGACAGGTTTATTCTTCTCTGGTTCAAATGGTTATAAAATAGATAAAATCATCTCTGTAAAAGAATTAATGCAAAAATTAACAATTGGAGAATAG
- a CDS encoding HD domain-containing protein — protein sequence MINPRIIDYIFSSASIQRWNDYPRMVELVELDKQAHKFIIAYFIAKLEKDINFTHLIEAGIFEFLRRVVVTDIRPDVFRKALQKKSKEINSWVISKLAPSLESIDNGTFLQKFEEFLNNPEMYKKERFILKAASYLATKWEFSIVYQTSQFLNDIEDVKKSVDEELEDYYELIGVRKIALNKKLGKIVDLSGRLRFQKRWAQTPRIPETSVLGHMLTVAIFGYFFSLEVNACDKRLQNNFFTALFHDLPEALTRDIITPVKYCVDELSEIIAEYEIEKIEDDILPNIPESLHEEFSYILGLYNGIKEEFTNKIKHNGKIEEVEDISKYNIDKYEAIDGLALKQCDKLSAFVEASLSISHGIKSKELIGGKKEILKGLKEIQGVDFKAIATQIDHEFGTTGQTQARMDFD from the coding sequence TTGATAAATCCAAGAATTATTGATTATATTTTTTCAAGTGCATCTATTCAAAGATGGAATGACTATCCAAGAATGGTTGAACTTGTAGAGCTTGATAAACAAGCTCATAAATTTATAATTGCTTATTTTATAGCAAAACTTGAAAAAGATATAAATTTTACACATCTAATTGAAGCTGGAATTTTTGAGTTTTTAAGACGTGTAGTTGTAACAGATATAAGACCTGATGTTTTTAGAAAAGCTTTACAAAAAAAATCAAAAGAGATTAATAGTTGGGTAATCTCAAAACTAGCTCCATCATTAGAATCAATAGACAATGGAACTTTTCTACAAAAATTTGAAGAGTTTTTAAATAATCCTGAAATGTATAAAAAAGAGAGATTTATTTTAAAAGCGGCTTCATATCTTGCAACAAAATGGGAATTTTCAATCGTTTACCAAACAAGTCAATTTTTAAATGATATTGAAGATGTAAAGAAAAGTGTTGATGAAGAACTTGAAGATTATTATGAGTTAATTGGCGTTCGAAAAATTGCTCTAAATAAAAAACTTGGAAAAATTGTAGATTTAAGTGGAAGATTAAGATTTCAAAAAAGATGGGCACAAACTCCAAGAATTCCTGAAACATCAGTTTTAGGACATATGTTAACGGTTGCAATTTTTGGATATTTTTTCTCACTAGAAGTAAACGCTTGTGATAAAAGATTACAAAACAACTTTTTTACAGCACTTTTCCATGATTTACCAGAAGCTCTTACAAGGGATATTATAACTCCTGTGAAATATTGTGTTGATGAGTTATCAGAAATAATTGCTGAATATGAAATTGAAAAAATTGAAGATGATATTTTGCCAAATATTCCTGAATCATTACACGAAGAATTCTCTTACATTTTAGGTCTTTATAATGGAATTAAAGAAGAGTTTACAAACAAAATCAAACATAATGGAAAAATTGAAGAAGTTGAAGATATTTCAAAATATAATATTGATAAATACGAAGCAATAGATGGTCTTGCTTTAAAACAATGTGATAAATTATCAGCATTTGTAGAAGCTAGTTTATCAATCTCTCATGGAATAAAATCAAAAGAGTTAATTGGTGGGAAAAAAGAGATTTTAAAAGGTTTAAAAGAGATTCAAGGAGTTGATTTTAAAGCAATTGCAACTCAAATTGACCATGAATTTGGAACAACAGGACAAACTCAAGCTAGAATGGATTTTGATTAA
- the tyrS gene encoding tyrosine--tRNA ligase, translated as MENRVQEALNEIKRGIAEIIDIEAIEKLIKKYFETGENFYVKAGFDPTAPDLHLGHTVLIQKLATFQKFGGIVQFLIGDFTATIGDPTGKSETRKVLSSEQVLQNAETYKEQVFKILNPEKTEVMFNSTWLKELGTGGLIALASNLTVARMLERDDFSKRYASNTPIAVSEFMYPLLQGYDSVAMNTDIELGGTDQKFNLLMGRTLQKAYNCKKQQAVLMMPILEGLDGVQKMSKSLGNYIGVTDEPFDMFGKVLSISDELMWRYYELLSAKSLVEINALKEGVENGSKHPKKVKEELAMEIVDRFHGIGFGEKAKEEFEKVFAKKDIPTDMPEFTFEAPVWICQALVDAKLVDSTSQARRDIKANAVSINQEKISDDKLNLEKGEYILQKGKKSFAKIVIK; from the coding sequence ATGGAAAATAGAGTTCAAGAAGCGTTAAATGAGATAAAAAGAGGAATTGCTGAAATTATCGATATAGAAGCAATTGAAAAATTAATAAAAAAATATTTTGAAACAGGTGAAAATTTTTATGTAAAAGCTGGATTTGATCCAACAGCTCCTGATTTACATTTAGGACATACTGTATTAATCCAAAAACTTGCAACTTTCCAAAAATTTGGAGGAATTGTACAGTTCTTAATTGGAGACTTTACAGCAACAATTGGTGATCCAACAGGAAAAAGTGAAACAAGAAAAGTTTTAAGTAGTGAGCAAGTTTTACAAAATGCTGAAACTTATAAAGAACAAGTATTTAAAATATTAAATCCTGAAAAAACAGAAGTTATGTTTAATAGTACTTGGTTAAAAGAGTTAGGAACTGGTGGATTAATTGCATTAGCTTCAAATTTAACAGTAGCAAGAATGTTAGAAAGAGATGATTTTTCAAAAAGATATGCTTCTAATACTCCAATTGCTGTAAGTGAATTTATGTACCCTTTACTTCAAGGTTATGATTCAGTTGCAATGAACACTGATATTGAACTTGGTGGAACTGACCAAAAATTCAATCTTTTAATGGGAAGAACTCTACAAAAAGCTTATAACTGTAAAAAACAACAAGCAGTTTTAATGATGCCAATTCTTGAAGGTCTTGATGGAGTTCAAAAAATGTCAAAATCATTAGGAAATTATATTGGTGTTACTGATGAGCCATTTGATATGTTTGGAAAAGTTTTATCAATTTCTGATGAACTAATGTGGAGATATTATGAATTATTATCAGCTAAATCATTAGTTGAAATTAACGCTTTAAAAGAAGGTGTTGAAAATGGTTCAAAACATCCTAAAAAAGTAAAAGAAGAACTTGCAATGGAAATTGTAGATAGATTCCATGGTATTGGTTTTGGAGAAAAAGCAAAAGAAGAGTTTGAAAAAGTTTTTGCAAAAAAAGATATTCCAACTGATATGCCTGAATTTACTTTTGAAGCTCCAGTTTGGATTTGTCAAGCTTTAGTTGATGCAAAGTTAGTTGACTCAACTTCTCAAGCTAGACGTGATATAAAAGCAAATGCTGTATCAATAAATCAGGAAAAAATAAGTGACGATAAGTTAAATTTAGAAAAAGGTGAATACATTTTACAAAAAGGTAAAAAAAGTTTCGCTAAGATAGTAATAAAATAG
- the folD gene encoding bifunctional methylenetetrahydrofolate dehydrogenase/methenyltetrahydrofolate cyclohydrolase FolD: protein MILLDGKALSEKIKEEVKVEVAQLVEEKQITPGLAVILVGNDPASATYVASKAKSCKNAGIYSVVHEMPETITQDELLETIARMNENPKLDGILVQLPLPKHIDTTIVLEAINPLKDVDGFHPYNVGRMVSNLDAFLPATPFGVMRMFEEYGIELSGKNVVVIGSSDIVGKPMASLLINAKATVTVCNSRTKDLKAHTLAADIVVIAVGVPYLLKEDMVKDGAIVIDVGINRLDTGKLVGDADFEGLKNKCSHITPVPGGVGPMTIAMLLKNTIKAAKLREKRETK from the coding sequence ATGATATTATTAGATGGAAAAGCATTATCTGAAAAAATAAAAGAAGAAGTTAAAGTTGAAGTTGCTCAACTTGTAGAAGAGAAACAAATAACTCCAGGACTTGCAGTAATTTTAGTTGGAAATGATCCAGCAAGTGCAACATATGTAGCAAGTAAAGCAAAATCTTGTAAAAATGCTGGCATTTATTCTGTTGTCCATGAAATGCCTGAAACAATTACTCAAGATGAATTACTTGAAACTATCGCAAGAATGAATGAAAACCCAAAACTTGATGGTATTTTAGTTCAATTACCACTTCCTAAACATATAGATACAACAATTGTTCTTGAAGCAATTAATCCTTTAAAAGATGTTGATGGTTTCCATCCATACAACGTAGGAAGAATGGTTTCAAATCTTGATGCATTTTTACCAGCAACTCCTTTTGGTGTTATGAGAATGTTTGAAGAGTATGGTATTGAATTAAGTGGTAAAAATGTTGTAGTTATTGGAAGTAGTGATATTGTTGGAAAACCAATGGCTTCACTTTTAATCAATGCAAAAGCAACAGTTACAGTTTGTAATAGTAGAACTAAAGATTTAAAAGCTCATACACTTGCAGCTGATATTGTTGTTATTGCTGTTGGTGTTCCATATTTATTAAAAGAAGATATGGTAAAAGATGGTGCAATCGTAATTGATGTTGGTATAAATAGACTTGATACTGGAAAATTAGTTGGAGATGCTGATTTTGAAGGTTTAAAAAACAAATGTTCACACATAACTCCTGTTCCAGGTGGTGTTGGACCTATGACTATTGCAATGTTATTAAAAAATACAATTAAAGCTGCAAAGTTAAGAGAAAAAAGAGAAACTAAATAA
- the rpiB gene encoding ribose 5-phosphate isomerase B gives MKYYIAADHAGIDIKSYVKELFEERGHQVEDLGPYSKDRVDYPDYASKVCKKVLENEGTMGILICGSGLGMSMAANKFDGIRAALCHNEYSARMARKHNDANVICLGERVSGHGMIEAIVKAWDKAEFEGGRHAGRVEKINALGKMGNCRG, from the coding sequence ATGAAATATTACATTGCAGCAGATCATGCAGGAATAGACATAAAATCTTATGTGAAAGAACTTTTTGAAGAGAGAGGTCACCAAGTTGAAGATTTGGGACCTTATAGTAAAGACAGGGTTGATTATCCTGATTATGCATCAAAAGTTTGTAAAAAAGTTCTTGAAAATGAAGGAACTATGGGAATATTAATTTGTGGTTCAGGACTTGGAATGAGCATGGCTGCAAATAAATTTGATGGAATAAGAGCAGCACTTTGTCACAACGAATATAGTGCTAGAATGGCTAGAAAACACAATGATGCAAATGTTATCTGTTTAGGTGAACGGGTTTCTGGTCATGGAATGATTGAAGCAATTGTTAAAGCGTGGGATAAAGCTGAATTTGAAGGTGGAAGACATGCAGGAAGAGTTGAAAAAATCAATGCATTAGGAAAAATGGGAAATTGTAGAGGTTAA
- a CDS encoding 50S ribosomal protein L25/general stress protein Ctc gives MLEGIIRDSMTKQATKTLRREGYLIANIYGKGLENISAAFKKNEFIKFLRNKETLAFDVNLSGNIVKVVVQEYQKCPLTSELLHVDLMVAQPGVKTSYKIPVKTTGIAKGLKNKGLLMIHTKRVPVKCTLENLPNNITLDVTNLDTGDNILIRDLTLPETLECFLDPRVPVVGVIKAK, from the coding sequence ATGTTAGAGGGTATCATTAGAGATAGTATGACAAAACAAGCTACTAAAACTTTAAGAAGAGAAGGATATTTAATTGCAAATATCTATGGTAAAGGTTTAGAAAACATTTCAGCGGCATTCAAAAAAAATGAATTTATCAAATTTTTAAGAAATAAAGAAACATTAGCATTTGATGTAAATCTTTCTGGAAACATCGTAAAAGTTGTAGTTCAAGAATATCAAAAATGTCCATTAACTTCTGAGTTATTACATGTTGATTTAATGGTTGCACAACCAGGTGTTAAAACTTCATATAAAATTCCAGTTAAAACTACAGGAATTGCAAAAGGTCTTAAAAATAAAGGTCTTTTAATGATTCATACTAAAAGAGTACCTGTTAAATGTACACTTGAAAACTTACCAAATAACATTACTTTAGATGTAACAAATTTAGATACAGGTGATAATATCTTAATTAGAGATTTAACTTTACCTGAAACTTTAGAGTGTTTCTTAGATCCAAGAGTACCAGTTGTTGGTGTAATTAAAGCTAAATAA
- a CDS encoding N-acetylmuramoyl-L-alanine amidase family protein: MIELGEKLNKDTRPDRKKLEILLSKQNENVAKTTNSTSIKNTENTETEKSSSSSNIIYSIKSVSTLNNTIVIDFNVDITKNDIKFFRLNQASVYKSIFDINGYFKDAIPTKLSIKGVDNITLGQFKPNVLRIVLSNSKNLEFSYSMSKRQIIIKINNLPSNIEKNEPVINKEVEKVVTTPTDKEEEPTNKEYIDSENSIRSISSENNKIIVKFNKNYFKNNVKFRTLKQNGNYENIFDITGKYKYIDPTKLEIDGIDKIITTANGNNSVRIRLINKSKSKVNYTLNKRELIISAEATSDAISQQNTPKRTINKIIVIDAGHGADDVGAVGPNKRYEKVVNLNVSKYLASILKQRGYTVYLTRNSDTFIKVMDRTILANEKKADLFISIHTNAVPKERANEVSGIETFFLSPARSERAKRVAALENKSDIREMSDSSKDVFLESLNRPRITASHKFAIDVQAGLLQAARTKYKDTNDSGVREGPFWVLVGAQMPSILVELGYISHKEESRRLYDKSYQQLLANGIANGVDSYFSKNP, translated from the coding sequence GTGATAGAATTAGGTGAAAAACTAAATAAAGATACAAGACCTGATAGAAAAAAGTTAGAAATACTTTTATCTAAACAAAATGAAAATGTTGCAAAAACAACTAATTCTACTTCAATAAAAAATACAGAAAATACAGAGACTGAAAAAAGTAGTTCATCTTCAAATATTATCTACTCGATAAAATCTGTTTCAACTTTAAATAATACTATTGTTATTGATTTTAATGTTGATATTACTAAAAATGACATCAAATTTTTTAGATTAAACCAAGCTTCTGTTTATAAGAGTATATTTGATATTAATGGTTATTTTAAAGATGCAATTCCAACAAAATTATCTATTAAGGGAGTTGATAATATTACTTTAGGGCAATTTAAACCAAATGTATTAAGAATTGTTTTATCTAATTCGAAAAATTTAGAATTCTCATATAGTATGAGTAAAAGACAAATTATAATTAAGATTAATAATCTGCCTTCTAATATAGAAAAAAATGAACCTGTAATTAATAAAGAAGTTGAAAAAGTTGTGACTACACCTACTGATAAAGAAGAAGAACCAACTAATAAAGAGTATATTGACTCAGAAAATTCAATTAGGTCTATTTCTAGTGAAAACAATAAAATTATTGTTAAATTTAATAAAAACTATTTCAAAAATAATGTTAAATTTAGAACTTTAAAACAAAATGGAAATTATGAAAATATATTTGATATAACAGGAAAATATAAATATATTGACCCAACAAAACTCGAGATTGATGGAATTGACAAAATTATTACAACAGCAAATGGGAATAATTCTGTAAGAATTAGATTAATTAATAAATCAAAATCAAAAGTTAATTACACTTTAAATAAAAGAGAATTGATTATTTCGGCTGAAGCAACTTCAGATGCAATTAGTCAACAAAATACTCCAAAAAGAACTATTAATAAAATTATTGTAATAGATGCTGGACATGGAGCGGATGATGTTGGTGCTGTTGGACCAAATAAAAGATATGAAAAAGTTGTTAATCTTAATGTATCTAAATATTTAGCTTCTATTTTAAAACAAAGAGGTTATACAGTTTATCTTACAAGAAATAGTGATACATTTATTAAAGTTATGGATAGAACTATCCTTGCAAATGAGAAAAAAGCTGATTTATTTATTTCAATTCACACAAATGCTGTTCCAAAAGAAAGAGCAAATGAAGTTTCAGGAATAGAAACATTTTTCTTAAGTCCTGCAAGAAGTGAAAGAGCAAAACGTGTAGCAGCACTTGAAAATAAATCTGATATAAGAGAGATGAGTGACTCTTCAAAAGATGTATTTTTAGAGTCTTTAAATCGTCCAAGAATCACAGCTTCACATAAGTTTGCAATTGATGTTCAAGCAGGATTATTACAGGCAGCTAGAACAAAATATAAAGATACAAATGACTCAGGAGTTAGAGAAGGACCATTTTGGGTTCTTGTTGGAGCTCAAATGCCATCAATTTTAGTAGAGTTAGGATATATTTCTCACAAAGAAGAGAGTAGAAGATTGTATGATAAATCTTATCAACAACTATTAGCAAATGGAATTGCTAATGGTGTAGATTCTTACTTTTCAAAAAATCCTTGA
- a CDS encoding LptF/LptG family permease has protein sequence MSILTKFILKKYIFNFFIVLISLELFFVGIDYLQNFKNIPESANLQLLYILYNSFFTLTLALPLSIVFGWVITLVIFIKNNEFVAFNALGATRNEIFMPIIFISTFLLISLIALQMTPLAYSYEQKRKILNNEYFTSTKSDIFLKYNDYYVYFKKLLPLEKKAENIHIFKVNNSDVVETIIGEKAYFQNNKWYVVDVKIINKPENINVDNSKLDIRYEKFLHTLDGFKPKILDNVYESKTDFSIFDAVSALILLKEQGINTQKIRGVIYNQIIIPFFVLPMILLVYAYASLNSRFFNLGKFTSLSIFGTLIVWGFFFMLFKLTSSGSIVPEFSLLLPMLIWLILSTYIYNKKINS, from the coding sequence ATGAGCATACTAACAAAATTTATTCTAAAGAAATATATATTTAATTTTTTTATTGTTTTAATATCATTAGAACTATTTTTTGTAGGAATAGATTATTTACAAAATTTCAAAAATATACCAGAATCTGCAAATTTACAATTACTTTATATTTTATATAATAGTTTTTTTACTTTAACACTTGCTTTACCATTATCAATAGTTTTTGGTTGGGTAATTACTTTGGTGATTTTTATTAAAAACAATGAATTTGTTGCCTTTAATGCACTTGGTGCTACACGAAATGAGATATTTATGCCAATAATTTTTATATCTACATTTTTATTAATCTCTTTAATTGCTTTACAAATGACACCTTTAGCATATTCTTATGAACAAAAAAGAAAAATTTTAAATAATGAATATTTTACAAGTACAAAAAGTGATATTTTTTTAAAATATAATGATTATTATGTATATTTTAAAAAGTTATTACCATTAGAAAAAAAAGCTGAAAATATTCATATTTTCAAAGTAAATAATAGTGATGTTGTTGAGACTATTATTGGTGAGAAAGCATATTTCCAAAATAATAAATGGTATGTTGTAGATGTTAAAATTATAAATAAACCAGAAAATATTAATGTTGATAATTCAAAATTAGATATTAGATATGAAAAATTTTTGCATACACTTGATGGCTTTAAACCTAAAATTTTAGATAATGTTTATGAAAGTAAAACAGATTTTTCTATTTTTGATGCAGTTTCAGCTCTGATTTTATTAAAAGAACAAGGAATAAATACTCAAAAAATTAGAGGAGTGATTTATAATCAAATTATTATTCCATTTTTTGTACTTCCGATGATATTATTAGTGTATGCATACGCTTCTTTAAATAGTAGATTTTTTAATTTAGGTAAATTTACGTCCCTTTCAATTTTTGGAACACTTATTGTTTGGGGATTTTTCTTTATGTTATTTAAACTAACAAGTTCTGGTAGTATAGTTCCAGAATTCTCTTTACTTTTACCAATGTTGATTTGGTTAATTCTTTCAACATACATTTACAATAAAAAAATAAATTCATAA
- the pth gene encoding aminoacyl-tRNA hydrolase translates to MYLIVGLGNIGEKYQLTRHNIGFLVIDEMTKNLSTSNVNNTNFQSTLLKSGYNLFAKPTTYMNNSGVAVHAIKEYYKIDLENIIVIHDDLDLPFGTVKFKIGGGHGGHNGLRSLDSHIGKDYIRVRIGIGKPADKGDVANYVLSNFSKEELNKLQDIIPHTIKAIEALKTEEIDLVKSKFSLK, encoded by the coding sequence ATGTATTTAATAGTAGGTCTTGGTAACATTGGTGAAAAATATCAATTAACAAGACATAATATAGGTTTTTTAGTTATCGATGAGATGACTAAAAATCTATCAACTTCAAATGTGAATAACACAAACTTTCAATCAACACTTTTAAAATCAGGTTACAATCTTTTTGCGAAACCAACAACATATATGAATAATTCTGGTGTTGCCGTTCATGCTATAAAAGAGTATTATAAAATCGATTTAGAAAATATTATAGTAATTCATGATGATTTAGATTTACCATTTGGAACAGTAAAGTTTAAAATAGGTGGTGGTCATGGCGGACATAATGGTCTTAGATCTTTAGATTCTCATATTGGAAAAGATTACATACGTGTAAGAATTGGAATAGGGAAACCAGCTGATAAAGGTGATGTTGCAAATTATGTATTAAGTAACTTTTCAAAAGAAGAGTTAAATAAATTGCAAGATATAATACCTCACACTATAAAAGCGATTGAAGCACTTAAAACTGAAGAAATCGATTTAGTAAAATCAAAATTTTCATTGAAGTAG
- a CDS encoding NUDIX domain-containing protein translates to MKPHVKAYGLVPYTVKDDVIKILLCRSVASKDKWGCLKGTKNKNETAYECAKREFLEESSINVDIALFEDYFEQINIDKDIGIWLVNSKNIEDLDKYFTNDTLKNNYLSWENSKVKFFSLDNLPRIKNKQVDLINEIKDFLKSKNLHH, encoded by the coding sequence ATGAAACCTCATGTAAAAGCTTATGGCTTAGTGCCTTATACTGTAAAAGATGATGTTATAAAAATACTTCTTTGTCGTTCTGTTGCAAGTAAAGATAAATGGGGATGTTTAAAAGGAACAAAAAATAAAAATGAAACTGCATATGAATGTGCTAAAAGAGAGTTTTTAGAAGAGAGTTCAATAAACGTTGATATAGCTTTATTTGAAGACTATTTTGAACAAATAAATATTGATAAAGATATTGGTATTTGGTTGGTTAATAGTAAAAATATTGAAGATTTAGATAAGTATTTTACTAATGATACTTTAAAAAATAATTACTTATCTTGGGAAAATTCTAAAGTAAAATTCTTTTCTTTAGATAATCTTCCACGAATTAAAAATAAACAAGTTGATTTAATAAATGAAATCAAGGATTTTTTGAAAAGTAAGAATCTACACCATTAG
- the lepB gene encoding signal peptidase I, which translates to MIKKIYNWSSSWTGTVVIVLTIIFFIAQAFVIPSGSMKNTLLIGDMLFVKKFAYGIPTPRIPWLEIKVLPDFNNNGHLIEGPRPKRGDIVVFRYPKNETIHYVKRAVATGGDMIAIKDKHLLLHPKEGNEFVKANYPKENIIEVEDKLWVVDPYKKDHPGIHNDPTVVNNGLNPSELFNMMPIIVPEDETFMMGDNRDHSNDSRFWGTVPYKDIVGTPWFVYFSWDENYEIRWDRVLKSVKSIEENMDKEKIEINHEKGIY; encoded by the coding sequence ATGATAAAAAAAATATATAATTGGTCTTCTTCTTGGACTGGAACAGTAGTAATTGTACTTACTATTATATTTTTTATTGCTCAAGCATTTGTAATTCCAAGTGGAAGTATGAAAAACACTCTATTAATTGGAGATATGTTATTTGTAAAAAAATTTGCATATGGAATTCCAACACCTAGAATTCCTTGGCTTGAAATAAAAGTTTTACCTGATTTTAATAACAATGGTCATTTAATCGAAGGTCCAAGACCAAAACGTGGAGATATCGTAGTTTTTAGATATCCAAAAAATGAAACTATCCATTATGTAAAAAGAGCTGTTGCAACTGGTGGAGATATGATTGCAATAAAAGATAAACATCTTTTATTACATCCAAAAGAGGGAAATGAATTTGTTAAAGCAAATTATCCAAAAGAAAATATTATCGAAGTAGAAGATAAACTTTGGGTAGTTGATCCATATAAAAAAGATCATCCTGGAATTCATAATGACCCAACAGTTGTAAATAATGGATTAAATCCAAGCGAATTATTTAATATGATGCCAATAATTGTTCCTGAAGATGAAACATTTATGATGGGTGATAATAGAGACCATTCAAATGATTCAAGATTTTGGGGAACTGTTCCTTATAAAGATATTGTAGGAACACCTTGGTTTGTATATTTTTCTTGGGATGAAAATTATGAAATCAGATGGGATAGAGTTTTAAAAAGCGTAAAATCTATTGAAGAAAATATGGATAAAGAAAAAATAGAAATTAATCATGAAAAAGGAATCTATTAA